The genomic stretch AAGTTGGTAAAGCCAATGAATAACCTTGGAAGGCAGAGGAGTACAAGTGACTCAAAACTTTAGATTTTGGATCAGCTTCAACTGCACTGGCTTGGGCAGACAAATATTGTTTATGTTTAGTCAAGTCggttttttcaacaatatcaacagCATTGGAAGCAATGGAGGCAATCAATTTACCGGCTTCAGTGATGTTATCGTTGGTGGTTTGAGCAATAATACCGTTGAATTCTCTGTCGTTCTTGGCAGTTAATAAACTACCTTTGGCAGATTGTGAAGCCAAGACATTGGTAGTCAATGCAGAAATACCATTGGAATGTGAATGTTCTGATCTTGAACCAGCACCAAAGAATAAACCTACTGAAGAAGTTTTAGCTGCTGGGTTGGTTTCAGTTGCAACTGTCACACCATTGGATAAGGTAGTGTACTTAACACCAGTTGAATATAAACGACGAGATGTCAAACTCTTTAAAGCTGAAGATCCACGAATCATTATGTTATTacaaataatttgttgttgaatagGTGTGATGAACGTTTGTTGGTTTGataaatttccaaatttcCCAAcccaaataattttttttttttattcctaaagttttttttttcctgtttatttcttcttctctctCAATTTGTAGAATTTCTAgccaattaaaaataatgaaattacgCACACAGAGAAAAAAGAGAGTAGTGTATTAACCGAGAAGCTAGAGATATGCATTGGTAGCGTATAAAAGAGAGGGTTCTGTCCTTTATTGGTTGAAaatatcttcattttcattattggtAATGGTTTTCACTTTTGCATTGATAAAGTCACCCCttatattttgattatttactACTGGAATATTGGAACTTCCTGTGGATAACCTTGCAGCAGACAACGATACGTCATTGAGAACTAATTTCCAGATTCTGTCTGTACCTTTAGTTGGATCAGTTTTATCTGGCACTGTTTCTATACTATCAGTTGCTTGGATGTCAAGGGGAGTAAAAGTTTCTATATTTGAGGAGATTGTAGCAACTGTATCATTTCCTTGACCTGTGACTTTGGAAAAGTTGTTAACTACAAAATCgtataatttttcttttacgTTATGGTTTCTCTTATTTGTCGAGGATTGTGGGGCGATCTTTTCAAAAGTGTGGCAGTGGCAAGTACAGGGAAATGAGACTGGAGATATAGAACTTCCGGAAAGATACTCGTCTGTGGTTATCAGCATATCCAAAAGTGGTTCACATTGTTCTGCTGGTTGAGTGGGATCGAATTGAGTAATCTCTTGATGTTGTTCGTCACTTGACGGGTTTGTGGGCAATTCTAATCGAAATGTCAGAAAATACCCTTCACCAAAATTAGGTTCACTATAGCTTTTTCCGTGTGTTGCAGAATCATGGGCTTTCAGAGACATATCATTGGTGTATTCAAACAAAGTATAGTCTCTCTCATCAGAATTGTCCAAGTATTGGGACTCGGTCTCTTCATATTCCTTTGACAAATGTAAGAAAGGCTTATCACTACCAGTCAAGTATGGATCTTTTGGAAACGTTCGTAAGGAAAGTAATTGTTGGTTTTGTACTCTCGATTGGATTACTCTAGGATTCTTGTGGGTACTATAGTACCGTTGTCTGTACGCAACTAATAAATGATTGACACGAAACTTTAGGTCTCGATACTTGTGCAGTATTGACTCCATTCTTAGCCAAAGAAAGATCAATCAAGATCTAGAAGCAAACTATTTGTGATAATGTTTTGGTGGagttaaattttttctttttttggtattttttttgcaatttttttgtaacaaaaattttagCATATCTATAGAAAgcccccaaaaaaaaatattatttacaTTGATCTATGTACAGAATGTCTTACTTAAAGATTTATATAAGCTCTTTGTTGTGTAGCTTGTTTATGCATTTGCGCCTTCTTGTCGTAGCCACTGGATTTTCCTTGGTATgcatttattatttcttcgGCTAATCTGACTGAAAAATCATTTGACTTTCTCGAGTTAGATGCTTCTAAAATCCATTTGATAGCAAATctgtttctttgtttttcatttaatggAATTGGAACAACTCTCTTTTTAGCAACCCCAGTAGACATGGTTTTGGTGTTCACCAATGGACCCAATTTATCCAAGGTTTCTCTCAAGACTTCAATAGGATCTTTtcttaatttcaattgcaCAATGTACAATGCACGGCTCACAACTTTCTGGGCTTTAGCCTTTTTACCATGTCTCATAATAAGGTTGGTTAAGTTGTCAACAGTTGGAT from Candida albicans SC5314 chromosome 5, complete sequence encodes the following:
- a CDS encoding uncharacterized protein (Ortholog of C. dubliniensis CD36 : Cd36_54840, C. parapsilosis CDC317 : CPAR2_100270, Candida tenuis NRRL Y-1498 : cten_CGOB_00242 and Debaryomyces hansenii CBS767 : DEHA2D14058g), translating into MESISHKYRDLKFRVNHLLVAYRQRYYSTHKNPRVIQSRVQNQQLLSLRTFPKDPYLTGSDKPFLHLSKEYEETESQYLDNSDERDYTLFEYTNDMSSKAHDSATHGKSYSEPNFGEGYFSTFRLELPTNPSSDEQHQEITQFDPTQPAEQCEPLLDMSITTDEYLSGSSISPVSFPCTCHCHTFEKIAPQSSTNKRNHNVKEKLYDFVVNNFSKVTGQGNDTVATISSNIETFTPLDIQATDSIETVPDKTDPTKGTDRIWKLVLNDVSLSAARLSTGSSNIPVVNNQNIRGDFINAKVKTITNNENEDIFNQ
- a CDS encoding mitochondrial 37S ribosomal protein uS7m (Ortholog(s) have structural constituent of ribosome activity and mitochondrial small ribosomal subunit localization), giving the protein MSLIRAFTAASRVPRASLLSCVAVRFNSTSKASKQPLLAEIYPLNKDSITEKDLDNWIDAVKQLKSGKASHETPEEIYLGQLSQPQQFLKQTYEPTVDQIEETKKYANKKIPLRSDPTVDNLTNLIMRHGKKAKAQKVVSRALYIVQLKLRKDPIEVLRETLDKLGPLVNTKTMSTGVAKKRVVPIPLNEKQRNRFAIKWILEASNSRKSNDFSVRLAEEIINAYQGKSSGYDKKAQMHKQATQQRAYINL